AACCGGGCGGCCGCCAGGCCCGACCACACCGACGGCGGCACCGCCCGCATCTTGCCGACAAAGGCCTGCAGCATCCCCCGGATCTCCTCGTTACGGGCGTCGGTGGCCGCCGCGACGGCGCGCATGACGTCGAAGTCGGCGCTGAGTGTGCTGGTGGCTGCGGGTGTGGTCACATCGTCTCCTGCCGTCGGCGGGCGCGATCGAGTCGCGCTGATATGTAGTTCGACTGTTGCCGCGCGGGTTCGGTTCCATCGAGCTTTCTGCGCATTCCCCGTCCAGGGCCGCCGACTGGATGACATAAATGCAGAACGAGGACCGTAAGTCTTGAGCTGACTGATGCATGCGGCCCGTCGACTGCATGTAGGAGGGGAAATGCAGCGTGCCCTGGGCTACCTCACCGCTGGACTGGCCATCGCCGGCGCCGGCGTGCCGGTCGTTCCGCCGGTGCAGCCAGCGGCAGCACACGCGCAGGTGCTATTGGCCGGCGCTGAATCCTCGCTCGGGGACGGCACCGCGCTGATCATGGGCGCCAGCTTCGTCGCAACCCCCAGCCAGGGTTGGCTCAACGCGTTCGACAGGTTGTATCTGCAACCGCATGGGTTCACCGGTGACCTCCTGCCGGTGACCACACCGGAGTCGCTGTATCCGTTCACCGGCCCGTTCAGCATGACGTTCGACAACTCGACGGCCCACGGCCAGCAGATCATCCTGGACGCGATCAAAGCGCAGATCGCCGCCGGCGCAGTCAGTCACGACAATCCCGTTGTGGTCAGCGGCTATTCGCAGAGTTCCACGATCGACTCACTGCTGATGTCGCGGCTGGCGGCCGAGGGGGTGGACCCCAACGACGTGCACTTCGTGCTGCTGGGCGACCCCAGCAATCCCAACGGCGGCCTGCTGGAACGCTTCGCGGTCCCGGACGGCAACACCCCCGACGCCACCAGCCTGGGACTTACTTTCAGCGGTGCGACACCGTCGGATATCTCCCCGACCGATATCTACACCTACGAGTACGACGGCTTCGCCGACTTCCCGAAGTACCCGAGCAACTTGCTGTCCGATCTCAACGCCTACCTCGGCATCGTCTTCAACCACATCGCGTACCTGGGGCTGACGCCGGATCAGGTCGCCAACGCGATCCAACTCCCGACGTCGACGGCCGACTCGCTGACCAACTACTTCATGATCGAGTCGCCCAGCCTGCCGTTGCTGGACCCGCTGCGGTTGGTTCCGTTCGTCGGCAATCCCCTGGCGGATCTGCTGCAGCCGAGCCTGTCGGTGTTGGTCAATCTGGGGTACGGCAGCATCGACAACGGCTGGTCGCCGGGGCCCGCCG
The window above is part of the Mycolicibacter sp. MU0102 genome. Proteins encoded here:
- a CDS encoding PE-PPE domain-containing protein produces the protein MQRALGYLTAGLAIAGAGVPVVPPVQPAAAHAQVLLAGAESSLGDGTALIMGASFVATPSQGWLNAFDRLYLQPHGFTGDLLPVTTPESLYPFTGPFSMTFDNSTAHGQQIILDAIKAQIAAGAVSHDNPVVVSGYSQSSTIDSLLMSRLAAEGVDPNDVHFVLLGDPSNPNGGLLERFAVPDGNTPDATSLGLTFSGATPSDISPTDIYTYEYDGFADFPKYPSNLLSDLNAYLGIVFNHIAYLGLTPDQVANAIQLPTSTADSLTNYFMIESPSLPLLDPLRLVPFVGNPLADLLQPSLSVLVNLGYGSIDNGWSPGPADVPTPMGFLPPQSVLDQVPDALLNGLQQGVQDAFKTLMDPTNYQLISPQTMDYVLDPIINSAIAAFNLDGSPDEISNYLSTFLAGAANWFTQGFGELSFTHTGLPAVDMASALLFTLPPLAVELFNTEMAAGNPLDAIGEPLAALVGLAPLMLVGALL
- a CDS encoding WXG100 family type VII secretion target, encoding MTTPAATSTLSADFDVMRAVAAATDARNEEIRGMLQAFVGKMRAVPPSVWSGLAAARFQDVVDRWNAESVKLHHALARIAETIRHNERALREVAQAHSHHIAAAGDGI